The region TCTCACACGAGTCATACGAGGCTGACGGCCGCGGTTTGGACCAAGAACAGTAACTGTAACCTAAACGCTGGCAGCTCGCTCCTAGGCACTACTGGTAGTACTTTGGGCCGCCCGCGCAGTGCGGCCGCCCGATCGTTCGCCTCTGCATGGAGTCAATGAGACGTAACGAGGCGAACACTAGCCACCACCCGAACAAGGTAAGATCATCCATTAGAACCTTATCTGGTAGCTATAATAATGcttcttaaattttataatttaaaaacaaagtcATTAAGAAAccaaatttagaaaaaaaattaaaaatagaaattaaaATCTACAATATAACGGTAATTTTAACTAAAAAGAACCTCCAACCCCTCTAGTGTTGCGATAAGAGcgtaattattttattgtccTCACTCGAGTGCCGCTCTTGGCTCTGCTGGCTGCCTCGAGTGGCCACTTTTGCAGTTCGGTGAtaagagatagagagagataGCCTAACTATTTTAACTGTTTATTGAGCCATGATTTATTGGCCAAAATATACTACAATCGAGATCGGGCCAACACCACCTGGACGCACGTCTAAGACAAGCTTGCAAGCGTTTACCAACACTAGCCcttggctctctctctctttgccgctctttttttttcggtggtggtggtggctctCCATCTCTCCCTTTCGTCCATGTACGAACCAAAAGCGTGGTTGTGCACGATCTCGAACCTGGTTGCAACAACAAAGAACCGTCACATCAAACATCAATAGGCAAaggaaaatgtaaaaatggTGCTCTCCCGAACCGAAACAAACGAAAAAGGACGCCGAGGAGAAGGCCTCGCGGAAACCACTAGTCGACcgaattattattgtttttttatttgttattagtttaaatctcttaaataaaaaataaataaataaatagaacgCGTGCCAAGATAGAAGCCAAAGCATGGTGATGGAATGGAAAGGAAGCTGGCAAAGGTAACACTTTATGAAGATAATCTTCGTTTTAGGCGCAGAGTTTTCATGCCCTACTCCTCCCTCTTCCATTCGCGCCAAcgaacacacacacgcactaCTCACACCTATACAGCTGCAACTTACATTTTTgttggatttcttttttttttttgtgcattcGCAGGTGGCCCTGAATAGCAGCAACGTAGCAACGGAAAGCAATATTAAGAGTAATAAATTGTTAGCTAATTTAAGTGCGGCAGGAGCAGCTTCAGCTACAGCTACAGCTACAACGGCAGCATCGGCAGCTACAGCGACAACAGCGAATCAAGCGCTGAATTTCAAtaacaaaacgaaaacaacaacaacaacaacagcagcgaCAGCGGCGGCGAATAATCAGAAGAGCAaccacaataacaacaacaacaacaactctAGTGCGACGATCAAgaagcacacaaacacaagTAAGTAACTGCACACCTCTGGTGGCATCCCTCTCGCACACAATCATGAAGGATTACGATTCTGACACGCTATCATCTCTCCCACTCTCCTACTCCTTTAGAGGTAACTGGGACGGGCAAGAGCACCGCTTGCAGCTCATCCTCGTCACTGTCCTCGTCGAGTAGCTCCAACTCGAGCGAGTCAAAGGACACGAACTTTGAGTACGAGGACGAGTGGAATATTGGCGGCATACCAGAGCTGCTGGACGACTTGGACGCGGACATCGAAAAGTCGGCGGCGCATTCTTCGGGTGGTGGCAACCAGGCTACCGCGCTAAATGCCAAGCAGGCAACCAGCTCCTCCACATCCTCCTCATCATCCTCCAAGGGCGGCGCCTCATCCACATCGGTATCGGTGCCAACAGCACAAGCAGCATCGGTGTCATCGCACAAGTCACACAAGACCACGTTGCACAGCAACTTGTCGGCCACATCGCCAACCACAATTAAGTTCACACGGCAGCCGGTGGCCGGCGGTGGATcgacctcctcctcctcaagCGCAGCCCCCTCTAGCGGCGGCGCTAACGTGGTGGCCAAGGGATCCTCTTCCTCGTCCTCTTCCTCATCTTCttcctcctcgtcgtcgtcgtcgtcgtcctcatcgtcgtcgtcgacATCATCGTCTTCGTCGGGgaagcaccaccaccaccatcatcaCCACTCCAACTCGAGCAGCAACAACGGCAGCAGCTCCAAGGGCTACAAGTCCGCTTTGGTGGCCCAACTGAACAGTCCCAGTCCCCTGAACAGCAGTTCCAAGGCCCTGAGCCAGGGAACCGGCAGCGGGAACGGTAACGGAGCAGGAGCCGGCAGCACATTGTCATCCTCGACATTTGCCGGCTTCTCGAAGGGCGGTAGCCTAGTCTCCTCCTCGGCCTCGTCCTCCACCGCATCTTCGGGCGCGGCAGCAGGATCCACGGCGACGGCAGGTGGCAGTGGTCAGCAGGGAGCCAAATTCCCCGCTGGCGGCATGTCCTCGCAAACAGGCAactccagcaacaacaacaacaacagcagcagcggcaacagcgGAAGCGGGAGCGGCAGCAGCTCGTCCGGAAGCAACAGCCTAGGGAGCGGCAGTGGTAGTGGTAGCgggagcaacaacaacaacacaaccGCCGGCGGTGCGACGAGTTCGCaaggcggcagcagcagcagcggcagcggtagcagcagctccagctcctccagTGGCAAATCGAGCGCAAAGATGTCCATTGACCACCAGGCCACGCTCGACAAAGGACTCAAAATGAAGATCAAGCGCACCAAGCCGGGCACCAAGAGCTCGGAGGCCAAGCACGAGATTGTGAAGGCCACCGACCAGCAGCAGAACGGAGCCCTGGGCGCCGGATCCAACAGCTCGGCCAACGATGACGGTAGCTCCGGCTCCAGTTCCAACAACACGTCTTCCCTGGCCGCCGGCAACTCGTCGAGCAGCGCCAGCAGTGGCAGCTCCtccagcagcggcagcgggtCCTCGGGGAGCAGCAAGAAGCACCTGAACAACGCCAACGCCAGCAGTGGCTCCTCCTCGGGCGGCGGAGGGCAGAACAATTCCGGCGGTCATGCCAGCGGAGGGGGATCCTCCGGAGGCGGCCAATCCACGCCGCAGGGCACCAAGCGCGGCAGTTCCGGTCACCGGCGCGAGAAGACCAAGGACAAGAACGCACATTCCAATCGCATGTCCGTGGACAAGTCGGCGGCTGCAGCTTCGGCGGCCGGCGAGAAGGACACGCCGGAGAAGGGCTCGGGAGCCGGATCCGGGGGATCACCGTGCTCGTGCAACGGGGAGGTGGGGGCGCCGTGCTCCCACCACGCCTGCATTCGTCGCGCAGCTCACATGTCCAACTCCGGCAGCAACTCGAACTCCGGTAGCGGCTCAGGATCCAACAGCAGCTCCTCCATGTCAGCGGTGCCCCCGGGGGTGTTTACTCCCTCGGCTGGTTCCCCCTCCGCCGGGTCGCCATCGGCTGTTGTGCCGGCGGCTGCCTCTTTGTTGGCGGCCGCCGGAGGAGCCGCCTCAGGTGGCTCCCAGCTAGCCAACAGTGGCGCCAGCGGCGTGGGAGGGTCCGGCGGAGGGCCCAATGCCCCCGGCCCGCCGGGCAAGGACTCCTCCGGCAGCGGCATCAAAATCTCCTCACACATCGCCGCCCAGCTGGCGGCGGCCGCTGCCTCCAACAACAGCTACAGCGGGAGTGGCTCCAACTCGAACCAGGGCCAGAACAGCAACAGTGGCGGCAGCGGCGGAGCCGACAGCAAGGCAGCTGCCGCGGCACAGGCCAAGCTGATGGCCCCCGGCATGATCTCAGCCACCATGCACCACACAATCTCGGTGCCGGCCGGCAGCGGAGGCCCTGGCGACGAGGAGACCAAATCGCCGCCAGCCAAGAGGGCCAAGCATGAGGCGGGAGCCGGCAGCGGAGCCAGTGGCAAGGAGATGGTGGACATCTGCATCGGCACCTCGGTGGGAACGATCACCGAGCCGGACTGCTTGGGCCCGTGTGAGCCGGGCACCTCGGTGACCCTCGAGGGCATCGTGTGGCACGAGACCGAGGGCGGCGTGCTCGTGGTCAACGTGACGTGGCGGGGCAAGACCTACGTGGGCACCCTGCTCGACTGCACCCGCCACGACTGGGCTCCTCCAAGGTGAGTAGCTGGTAGATGGGTCTGCGCAGATACGCTTTTCAAACTGAATCCAAACCATGTAGAGACTAAGCCGATCCAATAAAGATGCCTTTCAATATCATTCCCAAGTTGATTCTTTTTTCATTTCCAcctccaccacctcctcctcctcctgcccgAAGGACAGGCAGTTTGAAAAGTGCAGTATCTCGCCAGGATTCCACTCAGAGTCTCATTTCAATCTTGACCCTTCCAGATTCTGTGATTCACCAACTGAAGAATTAGATTCTCGAACTCCAAAGGGACGCGGCAAGCGCGGACGCAGTGCAGGTCTTACCCCGGACCTTAGCAACTTTACCGAGACCAGAAGTTCGGTAAGCCATCTCTAATCCTTGCCAGAACCTCCCCAAACTCATATCCTGATCTCTTGCAGATTTACTTCTCGCACGCCCAGGTGCACTCCAAGCTGCGCAACGGCGCCACCAAGGGACGCGGCGCGACCCGCAGCGCTTCCGGCAATGCGGCAGCCAACAGCGGCTCCTCGGGCAACGGGGGCGGGGCCACGCCCAGCACCTCGCCCACAGCCTTCCTGCCGCCGCGGGCGGAGAAGCGCAAGTCCAAGGACGAGGCGCCATCGCCCCTCAACGGCGACGCTTCAGACGGTGGCGCCGGCTCCGGTGTGGCGGGAGCCGGTGGCGTGAACATGGTGAACGCCAGCGGCATCCCCATCTCGGCCAGCGGCGGTGGCCTGGCCACCCAGCCGCAGAGCCTGCTCAATCCGGTCACCGGCCTGAATGTCCAGATCAGCACCAAGAAATGTAAGACTGCCTCGCCCTGCGCGATCTCCCCGGTGCTGCTTGAGTGTCCCGAGCAGGACTGCAGCAAGAAGTACAAGCACGCCAACGGCCTGCGCTACCACCAGTCGCACGCCCACGGAGCCGGCGGCGGAGTCAGCTCCATGGACGAGGACTCCATGCAGGCGCCCGAGGAACCAGCCACGCCGCCCTCGCCCGgagtggcagcggcagcaggaTCAGGATCTGCCCCTACCACTGCATcgggagcaggagcagctgcCGCCGGCACTTCTCCAGCTGCGGCACCGGTTTCTGCGCCTGTCAGCACTCCAGCCGCTGGTATCTCTAATCCCGTAACCAACGGCAGTGCTCCTCCAGCTTCCCCGTCAGTGGCCGCGGCCAGCAACAGTTCTTCCACTGCGGCCGAGACCTCACCCCCACCAGCAATCGCTGCCCCGCCCCCGGTTACGCCTCCAGCCTCGGCTTCTGGCCTCCCGTCAGCCGGAGGAGAGCCCTCTGCCGCTCCAGTTCTGCCCATGGGCAGCCTGCCGCTGGCAGGTGCGGCTCCTCCGGTCGCCCAACCCCCTCTGCCGACTCAGCAGCCACAGCTGCTCGCTCCGGCGGGCAGTGCGTCCAGCAATCCCcaacagcagccgcagcaacCGCAGCCAGTGGCCGGAGGAAGCATTACCGCTGGAATCTCCGGGCAGGCTCTGtcgcagcaccagcagcagctgaTGGGCGGACTGCCGGCCATGTTGTcggagcagcaacagcaggccCTGCTGCAGCAAGGAGCACGTAAGTCTCTAAAAGAAGCATCCTCATCCTTAGTCCTAATAACACTCCTCATCCTTAGTGAAAGCCGGAGTCCTCCGCTTTGGGCCACCGGATGGGGCTCCcctgcagcaacagcagccgggTCAGGCACCTGGCGGCAACCCACAGACACAGCAGTCGCCTCCCCGACCGCccagccacagccacagccaaGACGGACAGCAGACGCCGACCAGCTACGCCCAGCAGGCGGGGCTGAAGACCTCGCCAGGATTCGGATCCGTGGGGGTCGGCGGATCGGGCACTAAGCAGAAGAAGAACCGCAAGTCGCCCGGACCTGGCGACTTCGATGGGCGAGTGTCGCGCGAGGATGTCCAGAGTCCGGCCTACAGTGATATATCCGACGACTCCACCCCGGTGGCCGAGCAGGAGATGCTGGACAAGTCGGTCGGCCAGGCGGCGGCGGCCAAGCACATCGAGTTGCTGGGCAAGAAGCCGCCGGAggtgggcgtgggcgtgggAGTGCCGCCGGCCCCGGCCCCCAACATGTATGTGCCGGGAATGTACCAGTTCTATCCAGCGCAACAGCAGGCCCCGCCCCAGCCCCCGCAGCAgccccagccgcagccgtacATGGTGCAGACGGAGCCGGGCAAGCCGCCGGGAATGCCTCCGGCCCTGActccccagcagcagcagcagctgcagccgGGAGCTCCGCCGCCCACGTCGCAGGCGTCCAGCCATCTGCTCGGGCCGCCTGTCCAGCCGCAGTCCGTGGCCGCCCACCTGGCAGACTACAGTGGCAAGAACAAGGATCCGCCCCTGGATCTGATGACCAAGCCACAGCAGCCGGGACAGCAGCAGCCTCCGCAGCAGCCAGGCCAGCAGCCCGGCCAGCCGGACAACCAGAACAACGGCAAGGATGGCGGCAGTGGCGGTCCGCCCACCTCGCAGGCAGGATCTCAGCCGCCGCCAGTTAACCTCAGTGCCGTGGCTGGTCCGCCGCCAGGAGCCCTGCCCCCGGGTCTGGGCGGCATTTCGGCGCTGGGAGCAGCCGGTCTGGGAGGTCCTGGACCGGGCAAGGGCTTGCCGCACTACTATCCTTTCAAGTAAGTGGAACTGAGGGCTGGCTACTGAACACTCCATTTAATTCCTCCATTCCATCCTCTTGCAGCTTTATTCCCCCGGCGTATCCCTACAACGTGGATCCCAACTTCGGGCCAGTCTCCATTGTGGCGTCCGAGGAGGCCGCCAAGCTGGCCGGACATCCTGGCATGCCACCCAGCTCGCAGGCACAACAGCTGTCGGGAATCAGCATCAAGGAGGAGCGCCTTAAGGAGAGCCCCAGTCCACACGACCAGCCCAAGCACATGCCTCCCCAGCAGCAGGTTAGTTCGGAGGAGCATCTCCACCACCTGACGGAGCATCTTGACCAGGTTTCCAACTTTCAGCTTCTGGCCAACAAGGTGATAAAGCAGGAGCCGATGACCAAGCAGGAGATCAAGCAGGAGCCCAACCAGAACCCAGGGCCACAGCATCAGCCGCCCTCGCAACCGGCGGCGCCCCAGCCGCAACAGCCCCAGCCGCCTCCGCCGCAGCCTCAGCAGCCGCACGCCCTCCATCCCAAGGACCTGCAGGCCCTGGGCGCCTACCCCGCCATCTACCAGCGCCACTCCATGAACTTGGCGGCGGTGCAGCAGGCTCGCGACGAGGAGCTGAGAAGGTAAGAGCGTCTGTCAATCCTTGTCTTGAATCTGGATAACCAAGAGTGTCCCTTCTTCCAGGTACTACATGTTCACGGGTCGCCAGAACCAGGCAGCAGCTGCTGCGGCCGCGGCAGCCCAGAACGCCGCCAACGCTGGAGCGCCGGGCGGAGGACTCCCGCCCCATCCCGGGCTGCTGCACAAGGACGAGCCCGGCCTGTCCGCCTCTCAGTCCCAGCAGgtgcaccagcagcagcaacagcagcagcagatgcagctggcgcagcagcaacagcaggctctccagcaacaccaccagcacctccagcagcagcaccagcagcaacagcaacaacaacagcagcaacagcaacagcaacagcaacaacaacagcagcagcagcagaagctgaAGCAGTCGCAGGCGGCAAGTGCGGCGGCCAACAACAAGGCCACCAACCTCACCAAGGACTCGCCCAAGCAGAAGAGCAGCGCCgccgaggaggagcagcagcaacagcagctgaAGGTGAAGCAGGAGGGCCAGAAGCCGACGATGGAGACGCAAGGACCCCCGCCGCCGCCCACGTCGCAGTACTTCCTCCACCCCTCGTACATCTCGCCGGCACCCTTCGGCTtcgatcccaaccatccgaTGTACCGCAACGTGCTGATGTCCGCCGCCGGGCCGTACAATGCCGCACCCTACCACCTGCCCATTCCGCGCTACCACGCCCCCGAAGATCTCTCGCGCAACACCGGCACCAAGGCACTGGATGCCCTGCATCATGCCGCCAGCCAGTACTACACCACCCACAAGATCCACGAGCTGAGCGAACGGGCCCTCAAGTCGCCCACCAGCGGCAGCGGCCCCGTCAAGGTGAGCGTCAGCAGTCCCAGCATCGGCCCGCCCCAACCGGGCGGACCAGTGAGCAGCGGTGGACCCAGCTCCGGCCCGGGACCAGTTTCTGGAGTCCTCGGTCCCGGCAGCGGCCCAAGTCAACCGCCTGGCTCAGCGCCTGGGTCTGCGGGCGGTGTGCCGCTGAACCTACAGCCACCACCCGGAGGATTGGGCCCAGCGCCCGGCAGCAAACCGGATCTGTCCGGCCCCAAGGGCCATGGCGTGCCGTCGGTCGGCTCGGGGCTGGACGGGCACAAGCAGTCACTGTCTGGCGGTCCGCCGCCCAACGGACCATCTGGCAACGGAGCCGTCGGTGGAGTGGGCGGCGGTGCCGGCAACGGTGCTCCGGGAGGAGGCGGTGCAGGTGCTGCCGACTCGCGAAGTCCGCCGCCCCAGCGTCATGTCCACACCCACCACCATACGCACGTAGGACTCGGCTACCCCATGTACCCGGCGCCCTACGGAGGTTAGTATCTGGCTTTAAACCCATCTCCATCCTTATACTAATCCTGATCTTGTCCACCATGTAGCGGCTGTTTTGGCTAGCCAGCAAGCGGCTGCTGTAGCTGTGATAAACCCGTTTCCGCCGGGACCGTCGAAATGAGAACCACTGAACGGCAGCAACGAGAAGAAGGCGTATAACGTGAAGAACAACTAACGTGGAGCACTTCCGGATTTACCCCAGATCGTAGGCCTTGTTCCGCGCTTGGATTCCAACCTCTTCCCGTCGAGTCCTGTCGTCCTGCCACCTGCGGAATACTTCCGATGTTGATGTTATTGTTGAAGCTGGATGGAACACACACATAGACACACAGAGACACACACAGTCAGAGATggacagacacacacacagaacCGACTATTTATATGCATAAGTATTTTTTTGAGTGTTTCGTTCAACGTGGTTAACTATAACTAGCCTAAGGTATCACTACTATTACCACATAcaactatacatatataaatatatatagcaTAACTACATATAGCAACTTTTTCCTAAGTGTATTTGCATATGCATATAGatatctatatatttatactAATTATCATACGAGAGAGGCGTAATCGAACAtgaacaaaataacaaaacaaaaaacaaaaacaaaacaataagaaaataattaaattacaacTTTATAGCATGTTGAtttctttgtaaaaaataaacataaacagtAAACAGTAAACGAAGGAAGAACGAAATTAAgagataaaataaatatgcataTTGTTCAACTGAAAGATTCTAAATGATTATAAATAACGCAAGTAGACGTACAAGACTAGCATTTAGCGAGTGTATTAATTATCCTTATCTGTGTTGCGGATGGCGCTGCGCGGGATTTGCATCTAAAAGACAAATGGGTCGCGCTGCCCATTCAATCttataaataaactatatatatatatatatgaatataactAAACTATATCTGTATATGTATGCGTAAACTATATCTATGTGTGTACCACTCGTATCCGTAGTTTCTATGTTATAAGTTCTCCATGATCGAGAAGGACGATGAACGATGATGAATTTTTCGGCCAGCAGCCGCACactaatttaaattgtttttaagcATCGatttgtactttaaatatttatacgaATATGCATATATGATATGATATGTGTAATTAACGATTATCTATGTGAATGTGGGTGTGTAGTAGTTCACTAGCCGCTTCATAGACTCTACACGCGTGATTTATGGCACTTAATGTTCTCTAGCCTAAGCCCATCCCCACTCCCACTCCGCCTAAAGGACTAAAtctttagaatttataaataaaacaagtattgaatgtaaatatatatatcttaaagCGAGTCTTTTTTATATTGTAAATTAGTTCACCGattgatttttattgacgATTAACGATGTTGATGATGGCTTCAGAGTAGTGAGGATGGATAGTGGAGGATGTTACGAAAGCCACAACTTAAcgatttaaattatattgtcTTCGTGTGTAGATCACAGAGAAGGGGTCTCCCAGCCCCGTCTAGAGTCGCTAGGTTTTTGATATTCTCAACGCAACTTGTAATCAAATCATTAACACACGATATTAACAATTGATAGGGTCTAAACAGATAACCAGATGATAGGGTCTTAACCGGCTTATGGAAAGGTACAAGCAgattttatacaaaatatgtattttagaGAGCAACTAAAAGGGGAAGCGCATTGAATTGAATTCGAAACAATGAAATTGTATCTAAGCAAGAGAATGTAATCAACAAAAACGGCTATTAAACGGCCAACAAAAATTAAGCATACAAATATGGATGAAtatgaacaaaaaacacaTAACTAGCGGCTAAGAAATTTCAACAAAATATAGTACACATATTTAAAGTAAacggaaaaattataaaaacaaaaacagctttagatgtgaataaaaaatatgtaatttaattaaacaattgTTTTACTTTTCTTCTGGTtaagtcttttttttaatatcataATTTATTAGTATATCTAGTGTGTTTGGTTAGTCGGTTATGCACTGCCCAGGGGTATGATGAAGCTTATATAGTCCGCGGTAGCACCCCAGGCTGTGCGATTCGTCTGGAATATCACAATCCAAGCGCAGAGCACCAGCAGCCACAGTAGTGTCCCGATTGCCGAGTATATTACAACTAAAAGtattgaaaaataacaatattataaataaatatttaggaTTTTAAATTCTTTCACTAACATCTTTTTATCTGGCTTTGCTCCGGGTAGGGGGGCTTGCGGAAGGCTTCCTGGAAAAACCAGCAAACGTTGATGGCCCACACAAATGGCAGAAGGGCAAACCCAGCTAGGAATAGAACAAGATAGTTATTAAGATTAAAGATTAATAGAATAAAGTTATTACCAAAGAAATACGTCCGACAGAGCTGCAATTTGCGGGGATTTGGTGCTTTGGATATGTCCATGATTAATCTGCCTCAAGGAATGTGGgtggtttttttaatttatgttccAATAAAGGTATTTTTGAGAAGCAATGTCGTCTACTACAATGTTAGTCTACTTATAATATTTGAACCGTCTttattaattgttttattaattgtcttgtttctgtttttgtagGCTTTTGTTGATGATGATTGTTGATGGTTCGATAGAAAAGTTATCGATAGTTACTTTCTCCGAACAATCAATAAGTGatggacaaaataaaaacatatgaaCATGATGAATAAAACATCATGAAATGTTTGCAGTAAAACGAACTGTTTGTTGGAAAACTTTAGAAATTATTACAAACTCATCGTTGAAACACAACGGTTGGTTTCCATATCAATTGTAGTGTTGTAAAACGCCAAATACCATCTTATCGATAGCTTACCGCTCCCATCTCTACTTCAGAACGCACCGCGAAAAAGCGACGCCAATTTAATTTCAAGAAACTGtgaaaattacaaattaataaaataatggcCGAGGTGGACGATCTGGATACTCTATCCAACGCTGAGTTGCGCACAAAAATGTTGGCTCAGGGCCTGCCCAACATCCCGGTTACAGATAGCAGTCGCAAGATATTGGTGAAGCGTCTGCGCGCGTCACTCGGTGGGCAGGCGTCGCCGGCAGCCGGCACTGCCAGTCCCAAGAAGAGCAGCAGTCGCCGGGAGACCCTGGCCGCTTCTTCGGCAGCTCCCTCCGCTGCCTCCACTCCCGTGGACAAGCTAGATGGAAGCAAGGTGGCCCCAGCTACTAAGGCACGCCGTACTATTGCCGCCACGGAGGCTAAGGAAGCGAAGGAAGTGGTGACTAAGAAAGCTGCTCCTCCAATCCAGACACGTCGCAGTTCTACTACATCTACCGGATCCGAGAAGAGGGAGCCAGAACGTGTGGTTAAGAAACCAGAAACCATTGTCGAGGAGCCTGTGACCTACAAGCGCACTAGTCAGCGTGAGAACACCTTGGAGGTCAATTCGTTGATTGTGCTGGAATCAGACGACGAGGAAGATGAGCAGCTGGCTCGTGCTGCTGAATTAGTGGAAAAGAAAATCGCCCATAAGGAGAAGTCCAAGCAGAGCAGCGTAAACACAACATATGAGAAGGTTTCTAAGGTGGATCCACCACGTCGTCCTGCTTATGAATCTGCAGTGGATCCACCACGTCGTCCCGCTTATGAACCTCCAGTAGAGCCACGTCGTCCGGTTTATGAACCTCCAGTAGAGCCACGTCGTCCGGCTTATGAACCTTCAGGAGTGCCACGTCGTCCAGCTTATGAGCCTTTAGTAGAGCCACGCCGGCCAACTTATGAATCTCGGGACCTTCCACGTCGTCCCACTTATGAAACATCAGCTGCTCCTGTTTTAAGTGCAGCTCCATCGGGTCTCTCGGCTAGACCCCAGACTAGTTCCTCCACATCGTACGATTACCTGGGCAGCCACACCGGACGCTACAGCAGCTATGTGCGCACGTCGGCCCAAAGCTATGTGACCGCAGAGGCACCAACTACACGCACCTATGCCAACGAGCTGAGCGATGACAACGACGCCGTCGACGATGCCGAGTACGAGAGCACTTTCGCCCAGAATCTGGCTCGCTTGAAGGCGGAGCGTATCGGCGACAGGAGCAGCCCGTACACCAGGCGCACCGTTGGATCGGCCTATGGCTCCTTGGCGAGGCGCTCCCTGCGTCAGGATAACCAGAGCGTTCGCGCCGCCTTCAACCGCTGGTGGGCCAGCGTCGACCAGAAATATAAGATCAGGCAGATACTGTTTATTATCTTTGTCATCTTCTTGCTGGTGGCTGTATATTCTTTTTTCTATTAGGCGGATGCGCCGGTTTCTATTTTCCCATT is a window of Drosophila bipectinata strain 14024-0381.07 chromosome 2R, DbipHiC1v2, whole genome shotgun sequence DNA encoding:
- the sbb gene encoding streptococcal hemagglutinin isoform X1, which codes for MESMRRNEANTSHHPNKVALNSSNVATESNIKSNKLLANLSAAGAASATATATTAASAATATTANQALNFNNKTKTTTTTTAATAAANNQKSNHNNNNNNNSSATIKKHTNTKVTGTGKSTACSSSSSLSSSSSSNSSESKDTNFEYEDEWNIGGIPELLDDLDADIEKSAAHSSGGGNQATALNAKQATSSSTSSSSSSKGGASSTSVSVPTAQAASVSSHKSHKTTLHSNLSATSPTTIKFTRQPVAGGGSTSSSSSAAPSSGGANVVAKGSSSSSSSSSSSSSSSSSSSSSSSSTSSSSSGKHHHHHHHHSNSSSNNGSSSKGYKSALVAQLNSPSPLNSSSKALSQGTGSGNGNGAGAGSTLSSSTFAGFSKGGSLVSSSASSSTASSGAAAGSTATAGGSGQQGAKFPAGGMSSQTGNSSNNNNNSSSGNSGSGSGSSSSGSNSLGSGSGSGSGSNNNNTTAGGATSSQGGSSSSGSGSSSSSSSSGKSSAKMSIDHQATLDKGLKMKIKRTKPGTKSSEAKHEIVKATDQQQNGALGAGSNSSANDDGSSGSSSNNTSSLAAGNSSSSASSGSSSSSGSGSSGSSKKHLNNANASSGSSSGGGGQNNSGGHASGGGSSGGGQSTPQGTKRGSSGHRREKTKDKNAHSNRMSVDKSAAAASAAGEKDTPEKGSGAGSGGSPCSCNGEVGAPCSHHACIRRAAHMSNSGSNSNSGSGSGSNSSSSMSAVPPGVFTPSAGSPSAGSPSAVVPAAASLLAAAGGAASGGSQLANSGASGVGGSGGGPNAPGPPGKDSSGSGIKISSHIAAQLAAAAASNNSYSGSGSNSNQGQNSNSGGSGGADSKAAAAAQAKLMAPGMISATMHHTISVPAGSGGPGDEETKSPPAKRAKHEAGAGSGASGKEMVDICIGTSVGTITEPDCLGPCEPGTSVTLEGIVWHETEGGVLVVNVTWRGKTYVGTLLDCTRHDWAPPRFCDSPTEELDSRTPKGRGKRGRSAGLTPDLSNFTETRSSIYFSHAQVHSKLRNGATKGRGATRSASGNAAANSGSSGNGGGATPSTSPTAFLPPRAEKRKSKDEAPSPLNGDASDGGAGSGVAGAGGVNMVNASGIPISASGGGLATQPQSLLNPVTGLNVQISTKKCKTASPCAISPVLLECPEQDCSKKYKHANGLRYHQSHAHGAGGGVSSMDEDSMQAPEEPATPPSPGVAAAAGSGSAPTTASGAGAAAAGTSPAAAPVSAPVSTPAAGISNPVTNGSAPPASPSVAAASNSSSTAAETSPPPAIAAPPPVTPPASASGLPSAGGEPSAAPVLPMGSLPLAGAAPPVAQPPLPTQQPQLLAPAGSASSNPQQQPQQPQPVAGGSITAGISGQALSQHQQQLMGGLPAMLSEQQQQALLQQGALKAGVLRFGPPDGAPLQQQQPGQAPGGNPQTQQSPPRPPSHSHSQDGQQTPTSYAQQAGLKTSPGFGSVGVGGSGTKQKKNRKSPGPGDFDGRVSREDVQSPAYSDISDDSTPVAEQEMLDKSVGQAAAAKHIELLGKKPPEVGVGVGVPPAPAPNMYVPGMYQFYPAQQQAPPQPPQQPQPQPYMVQTEPGKPPGMPPALTPQQQQQLQPGAPPPTSQASSHLLGPPVQPQSVAAHLADYSGKNKDPPLDLMTKPQQPGQQQPPQQPGQQPGQPDNQNNGKDGGSGGPPTSQAGSQPPPVNLSAVAGPPPGALPPGLGGISALGAAGLGGPGPGKGLPHYYPFNFIPPAYPYNVDPNFGPVSIVASEEAAKLAGHPGMPPSSQAQQLSGISIKEERLKESPSPHDQPKHMPPQQQLLANKVIKQEPMTKQEIKQEPNQNPGPQHQPPSQPAAPQPQQPQPPPPQPQQPHALHPKDLQALGAYPAIYQRHSMNLAAVQQARDEELRRYYMFTGRQNQAAAAAAAAAQNAANAGAPGGGLPPHPGLLHKDEPGLSASQSQQVHQQQQQQQQMQLAQQQQQALQQHHQHLQQQHQQQQQQQQQQQQQQQQQQQQQQQKLKQSQAASAAANNKATNLTKDSPKQKSSAAEEEQQQQQLKVKQEGQKPTMETQGPPPPPTSQYFLHPSYISPAPFGFDPNHPMYRNVLMSAAGPYNAAPYHLPIPRYHAPEDLSRNTGTKALDALHHAASQYYTTHKIHELSERALKSPTSGSGPVKVSVSSPSIGPPQPGGPVSSGGPSSGPGPVSGVLGPGSGPSQPPGSAPGSAGGVPLNLQPPPGGLGPAPGSKPDLSGPKGHGVPSVGSGLDGHKQSLSGGPPPNGPSGNGAVGGVGGGAGNGAPGGGGAGAADSRSPPPQRHVHTHHHTHVGLGYPMYPAPYGAAVLASQQAAAVAVINPFPPGPSK